The following proteins are co-located in the Gloeocapsa sp. PCC 7428 genome:
- a CDS encoding 3'-5' exonuclease, with amino-acid sequence MLYLRDASEINALIAQYTHKKTLWVDTEIADFNTHNPRLSLIQVLGDPSDTIGKTVVILDVIDQPEIVENFIDSIMCSPTIEKVFHQASYDLKFLGKNKAKNVTCTLEMAKNIPYYLLPLPNFSLKTLVEALYHINVDKTEQTSDWGQRPLSDIQLNYAKMDPVYLAMVHQKLLQLQAVVYPNPETEDLTSLAARYLQLKQQLQLLSSEVEHIETRLKAAMQTQRISETDYLKLSRSQRQTTKVEFSQLATVAQQHGLSLNFPVTLTQKLQKELKELMTELSLQVETTTSWRLSTKQVENIDNQDELDF; translated from the coding sequence ATGCTTTATTTAAGAGATGCAAGCGAAATTAATGCTTTGATTGCGCAATATACTCATAAAAAAACTCTATGGGTTGATACAGAAATAGCCGATTTTAATACTCATAATCCCCGCCTATCTTTGATTCAAGTTTTAGGCGATCCTAGTGACACAATAGGAAAAACAGTCGTTATTTTAGATGTAATTGATCAGCCTGAAATTGTTGAAAATTTTATCGATAGTATCATGTGTAGTCCTACAATTGAAAAGGTGTTTCATCAAGCTAGTTACGACTTAAAGTTTCTTGGTAAAAATAAGGCAAAAAATGTAACTTGCACTTTAGAAATGGCAAAAAATATTCCATATTACCTTTTGCCATTACCCAATTTTTCCTTAAAAACTTTAGTAGAAGCTTTGTACCATATAAACGTTGATAAAACTGAGCAAACAAGCGATTGGGGACAGCGACCTTTAAGCGATATACAACTTAATTACGCTAAAATGGACCCTGTTTATCTAGCAATGGTGCATCAAAAACTCTTGCAATTGCAAGCAGTGGTGTATCCGAATCCTGAGACAGAAGATTTAACCTCTTTAGCTGCACGATATTTGCAACTTAAGCAACAGCTACAGCTACTAAGTTCAGAAGTTGAGCATATTGAAACACGATTAAAAGCAGCAATGCAAACTCAGAGAATTTCTGAAACTGATTATTTAAAATTGTCGCGATCGCAGCGCCAAACAACAAAAGTCGAATTCTCGCAATTAGCCACAGTAGCTCAACAACATGGATTATCCTTGAATTTTCCGGTAACTTTAACCCAAAAGCTGCAAAAGGAACTGAAAGAACTTATGACTGAACTTTCACTCCAGGTAGAAACAACAACTAGCTGGCGATTGTCTACAAAGCAGGTTGAAAATATAGACAATCAAGATGAGTTAGATTTTTGA
- a CDS encoding sugar transferase → MTAHSLLSGKKIRAFVQSGLQKRSPSDKNKLLRSLLALTFAKQLLIKIPLDFVSREFIKRLFDIVFSLSVLILFSPVYLLLALLIAYSSEGPIFYVQERVGKNYKPFGCIKFRTMVTNADEMLVELMETSPHLRQEFADNFKLKQDPRITKIGRFLRLTSLDEFPQFWNVLKGDMSVVGPRPLVAQELYMYGSHIDKVLTIKPGITGLWQVSGRNDIPYSRRIQIDLYYVKFHNFWLDLWVIMKTIGVVIMPKNNGAY, encoded by the coding sequence ATGACTGCCCATTCGCTCCTCTCAGGCAAAAAAATACGGGCTTTTGTGCAATCTGGTCTTCAGAAGCGATCGCCCAGTGATAAAAACAAGTTATTGCGATCGCTGTTAGCTTTGACGTTTGCCAAGCAATTGTTGATCAAAATACCGCTTGATTTTGTCAGTCGAGAGTTTATTAAAAGGCTATTTGACATTGTCTTCTCGCTATCAGTTCTAATTTTGTTTTCTCCGGTTTACCTCTTATTAGCATTACTCATTGCTTACAGTTCCGAAGGACCAATTTTTTACGTCCAGGAACGAGTCGGAAAAAACTACAAGCCATTTGGATGCATCAAATTCCGTACAATGGTAACGAACGCCGACGAGATGTTAGTAGAGTTGATGGAAACATCACCTCATCTTCGGCAAGAATTTGCCGATAATTTCAAGCTAAAGCAAGACCCAAGAATTACAAAAATAGGTCGCTTCTTACGATTAACGAGTCTCGATGAGTTTCCCCAATTTTGGAATGTTCTCAAAGGAGACATGAGTGTTGTTGGTCCTCGCCCTCTCGTAGCCCAAGAACTGTATATGTATGGCTCCCATATCGACAAAGTTTTGACGATTAAGCCAGGAATTACAGGGCTGTGGCAAGTTTCAGGACGCAATGACATTCCGTACAGTCGCAGAATTCAAATAGACCTTTACTACGTCAAATTCCACAACTTTTGGCTTGATTTGTGGGTCATCATGAAAACAATCGGAGTCGTCATCATGCCAAAAAACAATGGTGCTTACTAA
- a CDS encoding glycosyltransferase, producing the protein MALKYALVHEWLTPKATGGSELVVQEILKHIDADLYALIDFESTNPDSYLFQRAIGTTFLQHLPFARNGVQKYLPLLPLAIEQLDLRAYDVIVSSSHTVAKGVLTSPDQMHVCYCHTPMRFAWELTFDYLRNSRSGRGLPGILTRYLLHRMRQWDTLSANRVDYFVANSQNTARRIWRCYRRPATVIYPPVNIERFPLITTKQDFYLTVSRLVSYKQVSLIVRAFNQLKKPLVVIGTGPELKQIRTLAQSNVQVLGEQPNEVVEKYMAAAKAFVYAACEDFGIAPVEAQACGTPVIAYGAGGALETVRSIGQYSDTGTGIFFATQTEAALMEAIEKFEAYQRVFQPEWIRTHATQFAAPVFREKFLAFLQNSWQDYSTKNQHVSG; encoded by the coding sequence GTGGCTTTAAAATATGCACTTGTCCATGAGTGGCTAACGCCTAAAGCTACTGGTGGGTCAGAACTCGTAGTCCAAGAAATCCTCAAGCATATTGATGCTGATTTGTATGCATTGATCGACTTTGAATCAACTAATCCCGACAGCTATCTGTTTCAACGCGCAATTGGAACAACATTCTTGCAGCATTTGCCCTTTGCCCGCAATGGCGTACAGAAGTATTTACCACTGTTACCACTGGCAATTGAACAGTTAGATCTACGTGCCTACGATGTCATTGTTTCATCTTCGCATACGGTTGCTAAAGGAGTTTTGACAAGTCCAGATCAAATGCACGTGTGCTATTGTCATACTCCCATGCGCTTTGCTTGGGAACTGACTTTCGATTACCTTCGCAATAGCCGTAGTGGTCGCGGATTACCTGGAATTTTGACGCGATACCTCCTCCACCGAATGCGCCAGTGGGATACACTAAGCGCAAATCGCGTCGATTACTTCGTTGCTAATTCACAAAACACCGCACGCCGCATTTGGCGCTGCTACCGCCGCCCAGCAACCGTAATTTACCCACCAGTAAACATCGAACGGTTTCCGTTAATAACGACAAAGCAAGACTTTTATTTAACCGTTTCCCGTTTGGTGAGTTACAAGCAAGTATCGTTAATTGTGCGTGCTTTTAACCAACTCAAAAAACCTTTAGTCGTGATTGGTACAGGACCCGAACTCAAACAAATTCGCACATTAGCACAATCGAACGTTCAAGTTCTAGGAGAACAGCCGAATGAAGTTGTGGAAAAGTACATGGCTGCGGCAAAAGCATTCGTTTATGCAGCTTGCGAGGATTTTGGCATTGCACCTGTAGAAGCCCAAGCTTGCGGTACTCCAGTTATTGCTTATGGTGCAGGAGGCGCGTTAGAAACAGTGCGTTCAATTGGGCAATATTCTGATACAGGAACTGGTATATTTTTTGCAACCCAAACCGAAGCAGCGTTAATGGAAGCAATAGAAAAATTTGAAGCTTATCAAAGAGTGTTTCAGCCAGAGTGGATTCGCACTCACGCGACTCAGTTCGCTGCGCCTGTCTTTCGCGAGAAGTTTCTCGCATTTCTACAAAACTCATGGCAAGATTACAGTACAAAAAATCAGCACGTTTCGGGTTGA
- a CDS encoding NAD-dependent epimerase/dehydratase family protein, which produces MRILVMGGTRFIGVYLTRKLVAQGHEVVLFNRGNRPLPVAGVAQITGDRTHADDLKEKLSSQNFDVIFDNNGRELSDTQPLAEIFKDRVQHFVYMSSAGVYLPSDQMPHQEGDAVDPKSRHRGKHETEAFLAQLGIPFTAIRPTYIYGPQNYNELESWFFDRIVRDRPMPIPGNGLHITQFGHVDDLAQAMCQVLGSAQAVGEIYNVSGDRYVTFDGLARACAVAAGKSPEALEIVHYDPKKFDFGKRKAFPMRVQHFFAAVDKAKTQLNWQPRYDLISGLKDSFHNDYLASGRDAADVDFSTDDEILSVAGNK; this is translated from the coding sequence ATGCGAATTTTGGTTATGGGTGGTACGCGATTTATTGGCGTGTACCTGACACGAAAACTTGTTGCCCAAGGGCATGAAGTTGTATTGTTTAATCGGGGTAATCGACCGCTTCCCGTCGCAGGCGTCGCGCAAATTACAGGCGATCGCACCCACGCTGACGATCTCAAAGAAAAACTATCTTCACAAAACTTTGACGTTATTTTTGATAATAACGGGCGGGAACTCAGCGATACCCAACCCTTGGCGGAAATCTTTAAAGATCGCGTTCAACATTTTGTTTATATGAGTTCGGCGGGAGTGTATTTACCTTCTGACCAAATGCCACATCAAGAAGGCGATGCTGTAGACCCCAAAAGCCGCCATCGTGGTAAGCACGAAACGGAAGCTTTTCTTGCTCAACTCGGTATCCCTTTTACGGCGATTCGTCCGACTTATATTTATGGTCCGCAAAATTACAATGAGCTAGAAAGCTGGTTTTTTGATCGCATCGTTCGCGATCGCCCGATGCCAATTCCTGGTAATGGATTACATATCACACAATTTGGTCACGTAGACGATCTGGCGCAAGCGATGTGTCAAGTTTTAGGTTCTGCGCAAGCCGTCGGCGAAATTTATAACGTGTCGGGCGATCGCTATGTCACATTTGATGGATTAGCCCGTGCGTGTGCTGTGGCGGCTGGCAAATCACCAGAAGCATTAGAAATTGTACATTACGACCCCAAAAAGTTTGATTTTGGCAAGCGTAAAGCTTTCCCCATGCGCGTACAGCACTTCTTTGCAGCAGTAGATAAAGCAAAAACTCAACTCAACTGGCAACCAAGATACGATCTCATTTCGGGCTTAAAAGACTCGTTCCACAACGATTATCTCGCATCAGGTCGCGACGCCGCCGATGTTGACTTTTCAACGGATGACGAAATTTTATCGGTTGCAGGCAATAAATAA
- the pgsA gene encoding CDP-diacylglycerol--glycerol-3-phosphate 3-phosphatidyltransferase: protein MTLPNWVTLSRLLALPILLYYLENPTPQTRWLSVGIFLIAAMTDWVDGYLARRLNQITELGKFLDPLVDKLLILAPLLPLIKLEQVPAWGVFLILARELTVAGWRVTPSLTGTTAITGANFWGKLKTVSQIAAIALLIAPLPVTWQFLSLIAFWLAVALTLISGAVYLLPATDKISSSVEKSTSAASRPDAR, encoded by the coding sequence ATGACCTTGCCCAATTGGGTGACACTGTCGCGCCTACTAGCACTGCCAATATTACTTTATTACTTAGAAAATCCTACACCCCAAACGCGTTGGTTGAGTGTCGGCATTTTTTTAATCGCAGCAATGACCGATTGGGTTGATGGGTACCTTGCCCGCCGACTCAATCAAATTACTGAATTAGGTAAATTTCTCGATCCTTTAGTCGATAAACTACTCATTCTTGCGCCATTACTACCTTTGATTAAACTAGAACAAGTGCCCGCATGGGGCGTCTTTCTGATTTTGGCGCGGGAGTTAACTGTAGCAGGCTGGCGCGTGACTCCTAGTTTAACGGGGACTACCGCAATTACTGGCGCTAACTTTTGGGGCAAACTCAAAACGGTGAGTCAGATAGCTGCGATCGCACTTTTGATTGCTCCCTTACCCGTTACTTGGCAATTTCTTTCGCTGATTGCGTTTTGGCTTGCTGTCGCCCTCACGCTGATTTCTGGTGCGGTTTATTTATTGCCTGCAACCGATAAAATTTCGTCATCCGTTGAAAAGTCAACATCGGCGGCGTCGCGACCTGATGCGAGATAA
- the galE gene encoding UDP-glucose 4-epimerase GalE encodes MLPVKQTILVTGGAGYIGSHAVMALQRAGYEVVVLDNLVYGHQDLVEKLQVELIVGDTNDRALLDELFATKKIAAVMHFSAYAYVGESVTEPAKYYRNNVIGTLTLLEAMLAASVDKFVFSSTCATYGVPHQIPITEDHPQNPINPYGATKLMVERILSDFSHAYSLKSVCFRYFNAAGADPDGLLGEDHNPETHLIPLVLQTALGQRQFVSIYGTDYPTSDGTCIRDYIHVMDLADAHILGLEYLLQGGETTVFNLGNGSGFSVKEVIDTAKTVTGKDIKVESSDRRPGDPPILVGSSEKARKILGWKPQYSDLKDIISHAWRWHQQRHG; translated from the coding sequence TGCAACGTGCTGGATATGAAGTAGTAGTGCTTGATAACTTGGTGTATGGGCATCAAGATTTGGTAGAAAAATTGCAGGTAGAGCTAATCGTTGGAGATACGAACGATCGCGCGCTACTCGATGAACTCTTTGCCACAAAAAAAATCGCAGCAGTGATGCATTTTTCTGCTTACGCTTATGTAGGAGAGTCAGTAACCGAACCGGCGAAATACTATCGCAACAATGTCATCGGTACTTTAACTCTACTAGAAGCCATGCTGGCAGCCTCTGTAGATAAGTTCGTTTTTTCCTCTACTTGTGCTACCTATGGTGTACCACACCAAATTCCGATTACCGAGGATCATCCGCAAAATCCCATAAATCCTTATGGCGCTACTAAATTAATGGTAGAAAGAATTCTCAGTGACTTTAGTCATGCTTACAGTTTAAAGTCGGTGTGTTTTCGCTACTTCAATGCTGCTGGTGCCGATCCGGATGGTTTGCTAGGAGAAGACCATAACCCAGAGACGCACTTGATTCCACTTGTATTACAAACTGCTCTGGGTCAACGCCAATTTGTGTCAATTTATGGCACAGATTATCCTACTAGTGATGGAACTTGTATTAGAGACTATATTCATGTCATGGACCTTGCCGATGCGCATATCCTAGGTTTGGAATATTTACTGCAAGGAGGGGAGACGACAGTCTTTAATTTAGGAAACGGTAGTGGTTTTTCCGTGAAAGAGGTTATTGATACGGCTAAAACTGTTACTGGTAAAGATATTAAAGTTGAAAGTAGCGATCGCCGCCCTGGAGATCCTCCAATTCTCGTTGGTAGTAGCGAGAAAGCGAGGAAAATTTTAGGTTGGAAACCGCAATATTCTGACTTAAAAGATATCATTAGCCATGCTTGGCGTTGGCATCAGCAGCGACACGGATAG